The following coding sequences are from one Coleofasciculus sp. FACHB-1120 window:
- a CDS encoding ABC transporter permease, whose translation MKINWSDRLGDWNPQLLREIKGRLKPRNVLIAVAIALMGQMLLLMSFATQLPVDTGMGDIYSRYCLDNRPGYGQKCLVDALGNFAINWQLWWLDVFVWLSVIGFMTVLVAGTYMLISDLSREENRGTLNFIRLSPQSTTSIFSGKLLGVPILLYLLAGLAIPLHLLAGLSAEIPLVLILGFYGVVVASAACIYSAALLYGLVAGGLGGFQSWIGSGIVLMFLTLMTGLSLNSSTIIHNSPLDWLHLFSPSIVLAYLINASSQGSAYQASSGMAQLEAWKWFYLPLGTSVWNVIGFSVLNYAVGSLWFWQGMKRCFHNPSTTLLSKRQSYVLTACFEVAVLGFALTLPKWRADNPESIPGGLFDNFGGLLLLNLPLFLCLMAALSPHRQVLQDWARYRREKTSSRVKNLVQDLVWGEKSPSVVAVALNLLIASTIVVPWILLWPASAYKGSALATILLSVNLILIYAGVAQLMLFMKTPKRSLWAASTVAGLIILPPIVFGLLSISPAKIPGVWLFSVFAWGAVKDAAATSLGLAVLGQWLMFSLLSIQTARQLRQAGESASKSLMSNRPSLPATGL comes from the coding sequence ATGAAAATTAATTGGAGTGACCGGCTGGGAGATTGGAATCCTCAGCTGTTACGAGAAATTAAAGGGCGTCTTAAACCCCGAAATGTATTAATTGCAGTAGCGATCGCGCTGATGGGTCAAATGCTACTGCTGATGAGTTTCGCGACTCAACTACCGGTTGATACGGGTATGGGCGATATCTACAGTAGATATTGCCTAGACAATCGCCCTGGTTATGGGCAGAAGTGCCTTGTAGATGCCCTTGGCAATTTTGCCATTAACTGGCAGTTGTGGTGGCTAGATGTGTTCGTCTGGCTGAGTGTTATTGGCTTCATGACCGTCTTGGTGGCTGGCACCTATATGCTAATTAGCGACCTATCGCGAGAAGAAAATCGCGGCACGCTGAATTTCATTCGCCTCAGCCCCCAGTCTACAACCAGTATTTTCAGCGGCAAGCTGCTGGGAGTGCCGATTTTACTTTATCTCCTAGCCGGTCTGGCGATTCCTTTGCATTTGTTGGCAGGTCTGTCGGCTGAAATTCCTTTAGTCCTCATTCTGGGCTTTTATGGTGTCGTGGTTGCCAGCGCCGCTTGCATCTATAGCGCCGCCTTACTTTATGGCTTAGTCGCTGGTGGACTCGGTGGTTTTCAGTCTTGGATTGGCAGTGGCATCGTGCTGATGTTTCTGACCCTCATGACTGGCTTGAGCCTTAACAGCAGCACAATCATCCATAATTCCCCCCTAGATTGGCTGCATCTATTTTCTCCTTCTATTGTGCTGGCATACCTCATTAATGCCAGTTCTCAAGGAAGTGCCTATCAAGCATCATCGGGAATGGCGCAACTGGAAGCCTGGAAATGGTTTTACCTACCTCTAGGTACCAGCGTCTGGAATGTCATCGGCTTTAGCGTGCTGAACTATGCGGTGGGAAGCTTATGGTTTTGGCAAGGGATGAAGCGTTGCTTTCACAACCCCAGTACGACTCTCCTGAGCAAACGGCAGAGTTACGTGCTAACGGCTTGCTTTGAAGTGGCTGTTCTGGGATTTGCCCTAACCTTACCCAAATGGCGCGCAGATAATCCAGAATCTATACCAGGCGGACTGTTTGATAATTTTGGTGGTTTGCTGTTGTTAAATTTGCCGCTGTTCTTGTGTCTGATGGCGGCCTTGTCGCCTCACCGCCAAGTTTTGCAGGATTGGGCGCGTTACCGACGGGAGAAAACCTCATCTCGCGTGAAAAACTTGGTGCAGGATTTGGTTTGGGGGGAAAAAAGCCCTTCAGTGGTAGCAGTGGCACTGAATTTACTGATTGCTTCAACTATTGTGGTACCCTGGATACTCCTTTGGCCTGCGAGTGCGTATAAAGGATCGGCGCTGGCGACCATTCTGCTGAGTGTCAATTTAATCTTGATTTACGCAGGCGTCGCTCAGCTAATGCTGTTCATGAAGACACCGAAGCGATCGCTCTGGGCAGCGAGTACAGTGGCTGGATTGATTATATTGCCGCCGATTGTGTTCGGCTTACTATCAATCTCTCCCGCTAAAATCCCTGGTGTATGGCTGTTTTCCGTCTTCGCTTGGGGTGCTGTAAAAGATGCTGCTGCGACTAGCCTAGGTCTGGCAGTGCTGGGTCAGTGGCTAATGTTCAGCTTGTTGAGTATTCAGACAGCGCGACAGTTACGGCAGGCGGGTGAGTCTGCGTCGAAATCGTTGATGTCCAATCGTCCCTCTTTACCTGCTACCGGCTTGTAG
- a CDS encoding ABC transporter ATP-binding protein yields MAKELAIQTCGLTKQFDRHIAVNDIDLQVKAGEVYGLIGPNGAGKTTLLRMLAAAEEPTTGEIYINGDRLQRDHSNPTLKRRLGYLPDDFPLYDDLTVWDYLDYFGRLYRLREPHRSQRLREVLELVQLTGKRNSMIATLSRGMKQRLSLARTIIHEPILLLLDEPVSGLDPLARMQFREIIKVLQEAGMTIVISSHVLSDLEELCTSVGIMELGFLVESASLKELRRRLSRQQIFLSTLGKLESLVSKLKNHPLVEELEVMTGQERVRLYFAGGQEDCAKLLRSLVESGIPLTEFHCTQEDLETIFLKLGHQQAS; encoded by the coding sequence ATGGCAAAAGAACTGGCAATTCAAACTTGTGGACTCACCAAGCAATTCGATCGACATATTGCAGTTAATGATATTGATTTACAGGTAAAAGCTGGTGAAGTTTATGGACTAATAGGGCCGAATGGAGCCGGTAAAACAACGTTGCTGCGGATGTTGGCGGCGGCTGAAGAGCCAACGACAGGCGAAATTTATATTAATGGCGATCGCCTGCAACGCGATCACAGCAACCCTACACTGAAGCGGCGACTCGGCTATCTACCTGATGACTTCCCCCTGTATGACGATTTGACAGTCTGGGACTACCTAGACTATTTTGGGCGTCTCTACCGCTTGCGAGAACCACACCGCAGCCAGCGCTTGCGGGAAGTTTTAGAACTGGTGCAGCTAACGGGTAAGCGCAATAGCATGATTGCCACTCTGTCGCGGGGGATGAAACAGCGCCTGAGTCTGGCGCGGACAATTATTCACGAACCGATTTTGCTGCTGTTGGACGAACCCGTTTCCGGATTAGATCCCCTTGCCAGGATGCAGTTTCGGGAAATCATCAAAGTATTGCAGGAAGCCGGGATGACGATTGTCATTTCGTCACACGTCCTCAGCGACTTAGAGGAACTTTGCACCTCAGTCGGCATCATGGAACTCGGCTTTCTCGTAGAAAGTGCGTCACTCAAGGAACTTCGCCGCCGCCTCAGCCGCCAGCAAATTTTCTTGTCTACGTTGGGTAAGCTAGAGTCACTTGTATCAAAGCTGAAAAACCATCCTTTAGTCGAAGAATTGGAGGTGATGACGGGACAAGAGCGAGTGCGCCTTTACTTTGCTGGGGGTCAGGAAGATTGTGCTAAGTTGTTGCGATCGCTCGTTGAATCTGGCATACCTCTGACCGAATTTCATTGCACTCAGGAAGACCTGGAAACCATCTTCCTCAAACTGGGACACCAGCAAGCATCATAA
- the leuB gene encoding 3-isopropylmalate dehydrogenase, producing the protein MTQQNYRITLLPGDGIGPEIMAVAVDVLKLVGKQFEIQFEFQEALLGGAAIDATREPLPAETLEKCRNSDAVLLAAIGGYKWDNLPRHQRPETGLLGLRAGLGLFANLRPARILPQLVDASSLKREVVEGVDIMVVRELTGGIYFGEPRGVFATETGEKRGVNTMAYTESEIDRIGRVAFETAQKRSGKLCSVDKSNVLEVSQFWRDRITALSKEYPDVELSHLYVDAAAMQLLRWPKQFDTIVTGNLFGDILSDAAAMLTGSIGMLPSASLGASGPGVFEPVHGSAPDIAGQDKANPLAQVLSAAMMLRYGLDQPAAADRIEQAVMQVLEQGDRTGDIMSEGMNLLGCNAMGNALIQALEKS; encoded by the coding sequence ATGACACAGCAGAACTACCGTATTACCCTACTTCCCGGCGATGGCATTGGTCCTGAAATTATGGCAGTGGCGGTAGACGTGCTGAAACTTGTCGGGAAACAATTCGAGATTCAGTTTGAATTTCAAGAAGCCCTTCTGGGGGGTGCGGCGATTGACGCTACGAGAGAACCGCTACCCGCCGAAACGCTAGAAAAGTGCCGCAATAGTGATGCTGTTTTACTCGCCGCTATCGGCGGTTATAAGTGGGATAACCTCCCTCGCCATCAACGCCCGGAAACGGGTTTGCTAGGACTCAGGGCTGGTCTTGGTTTATTTGCCAATTTGCGTCCTGCAAGAATATTACCCCAGTTAGTGGATGCCTCGTCCTTAAAACGGGAAGTGGTCGAGGGCGTCGATATCATGGTGGTGCGCGAATTGACTGGCGGTATTTACTTTGGGGAACCGCGAGGAGTTTTTGCTACGGAAACGGGCGAGAAGCGCGGTGTCAATACAATGGCTTATACGGAATCAGAAATTGACCGAATTGGGCGAGTAGCCTTTGAGACAGCGCAAAAACGCAGTGGGAAGCTATGTTCGGTGGATAAGTCCAATGTGCTGGAAGTATCGCAGTTTTGGCGCGATCGCATCACTGCTCTCTCTAAAGAATATCCAGACGTAGAATTGTCTCACCTCTATGTAGACGCCGCTGCCATGCAACTTCTTCGTTGGCCTAAACAATTCGACACAATTGTGACGGGGAATCTATTTGGTGATATCCTGTCTGATGCTGCTGCTATGCTTACCGGCAGTATTGGAATGTTACCTTCTGCCAGTTTAGGTGCATCTGGCCCCGGTGTCTTTGAACCCGTCCACGGTTCTGCCCCCGATATCGCTGGGCAAGATAAAGCAAATCCGCTGGCGCAGGTTCTGAGTGCAGCGATGATGCTGCGCTACGGCTTAGACCAGCCTGCTGCTGCCGACAGAATTGAGCAAGCGGTGATGCAAGTTCTAGAGCAGGGCGATCGCACGGGTGACATCATGTCTGAGGGGATGAATCTTTTAGGGTGCAATGCAATGGGCAATGCATTAATCCAAGCACTAGAAAAGTCTTAA
- a CDS encoding A24 family peptidase: MDDLMALPAAAIVFALGASIGSFLNVVVYRLPAGLSILWPASRCPQCLHRLGKGENVPIVGWLWLRGRCRHCRSKISIRYPLVEATTGMLFLLVFLTFGVSVQTLGYWAFFSWLLTLSLIDLDTMTLPNPLTQTGLILGLVFQAIAGFLPAASWAESANHLMSGIVGGVVGIWLFDIIAFAGAIAFGRAAMGGGDAKLAAMMGAWLGWKNLLLAGFLACVLGAFVGGGAIALALLNRNRPMPFGPFLALGALLATFWGDAIWSAYLQLFFPLS; the protein is encoded by the coding sequence ATGGATGATTTGATGGCGTTGCCTGCTGCTGCGATTGTCTTCGCCTTGGGTGCCTCGATTGGAAGCTTTCTCAATGTGGTTGTTTATCGATTGCCAGCTGGGTTATCGATTCTTTGGCCCGCTTCTCGTTGCCCTCAATGCCTGCATCGACTGGGTAAAGGTGAAAATGTCCCAATAGTCGGCTGGCTGTGGTTACGGGGGCGCTGTCGCCACTGTAGAAGCAAGATTTCCATACGCTATCCACTGGTAGAAGCGACAACAGGAATGCTGTTTTTGCTAGTTTTCTTGACGTTTGGCGTCTCAGTGCAAACCCTAGGATATTGGGCTTTTTTTAGCTGGCTGTTAACACTATCGCTGATTGATTTAGACACAATGACATTGCCGAATCCACTCACTCAAACCGGATTAATTTTGGGTTTAGTGTTTCAGGCGATCGCAGGTTTTCTGCCAGCAGCAAGTTGGGCGGAAAGTGCAAATCATTTGATGTCAGGCATTGTGGGTGGTGTAGTCGGAATTTGGTTATTTGACATCATTGCCTTTGCGGGAGCGATCGCTTTTGGGCGAGCGGCAATGGGTGGAGGAGATGCTAAACTGGCGGCAATGATGGGAGCCTGGTTGGGCTGGAAGAATTTGCTACTGGCTGGGTTTTTGGCTTGTGTCCTGGGAGCCTTTGTCGGTGGGGGAGCGATCGCGCTGGCTTTGCTTAACCGGAACCGTCCCATGCCCTTTGGTCCCTTTCTGGCACTGGGAGCGCTCTTAGCCACTTTTTGGGGAGATGCGATTTGGTCTGCTTACCTGCAACTCTTTTTCCCCCTCAGTTAA
- the accD gene encoding acetyl-CoA carboxylase, carboxyltransferase subunit beta → MSLFDWFANRRKSEPISQQRQEREIADGLWTKCEACSVLAYTKDLRSNDMVCLECNHHNRVFSDERIRQMIDANTWMPLDEQVFPTDPLKFRDRKQYCDRLRETQDKTGLVDAVQTGMGQLESLPVALGVMDFRFMGGSMGSVVGEKITRLIERATWERKPVVVVCASGGARMQEGMLSLMQMAKISGALERHQDARLLYIPVLTHPTTGGVTASFAMLGDIILAEPKATIGFAGRRVIEQTLREKLPDDFQTSEYLLQHGFVDAIVPRTQLKKTLAQLIRLHQFLPPAPPPVPLSETLDSERPVSRLIPSN, encoded by the coding sequence ATGTCTCTATTTGATTGGTTTGCAAATCGACGAAAATCAGAGCCAATTAGTCAACAGCGGCAAGAGCGTGAGATTGCGGATGGGCTGTGGACAAAGTGCGAGGCGTGTAGTGTCCTTGCCTATACCAAAGACCTCCGCTCAAACGATATGGTTTGCCTAGAGTGCAACCATCACAACCGGGTGTTCAGCGATGAACGCATCCGTCAGATGATCGATGCCAATACCTGGATGCCGTTAGATGAGCAGGTGTTTCCCACCGATCCGCTGAAGTTCCGCGATCGCAAACAATATTGCGATCGCTTGCGAGAAACTCAAGACAAAACTGGCTTGGTGGACGCCGTACAGACAGGAATGGGGCAATTGGAAAGCTTGCCTGTCGCCCTCGGTGTCATGGACTTCCGCTTCATGGGCGGTAGCATGGGTTCTGTCGTCGGAGAAAAAATTACCCGCCTGATTGAACGAGCTACCTGGGAAAGAAAGCCAGTCGTGGTTGTCTGTGCCTCCGGCGGTGCCAGGATGCAGGAGGGAATGTTAAGTCTGATGCAAATGGCAAAAATCTCCGGGGCATTGGAGCGTCATCAAGATGCCAGACTCCTGTACATCCCCGTTCTCACTCACCCCACAACGGGCGGCGTCACAGCTTCTTTTGCCATGTTGGGAGACATCATTCTCGCAGAGCCAAAAGCCACAATTGGCTTTGCAGGGCGTCGCGTGATCGAACAAACCTTGCGAGAAAAACTCCCCGATGATTTTCAAACTTCTGAGTATTTGCTCCAGCACGGTTTTGTAGATGCCATCGTGCCTCGCACTCAGTTAAAGAAAACCCTAGCCCAGCTTATTCGCCTACACCAATTTCTCCCCCCGGCACCGCCCCCCGTTCCCCTATCGGAAACGCTCGACTCCGAGCGCCCAGTTTCCAGATTGATCCCAAGCAACTAG
- a CDS encoding translation initiation factor IF-2 N-terminal domain-containing protein, with the protein MGFADLSIAEIAADYNLPVEEVFKLCEQLGIAYKTQQSRLALEDAKAIISKILSQKQGSGTDGG; encoded by the coding sequence ATGGGTTTTGCAGACCTGTCCATTGCCGAAATCGCAGCAGACTATAACCTCCCAGTAGAGGAGGTTTTCAAGCTGTGCGAACAATTGGGAATCGCCTATAAAACCCAACAGAGCCGTCTGGCTCTGGAGGATGCCAAGGCCATCATTTCTAAGATTCTGTCTCAAAAGCAGGGATCGGGCACGGACGGAGGGTAA
- the psbV gene encoding photosystem II cytochrome c-550 — MLKRYISLALATVIFTFGLLVSQVMAFELTDELRTVKLNDQGQQVTLSLKQVAEGKRLFNYACASCHAGGVTKTDFNVGLGPDDLAGANPPRDNIAALVDYMRHPTTYDGETAISEVHPSKESSDIYTVMRNLTDDDMFEIGGHILLQPKILGDQWGGGKAVR; from the coding sequence ATGCTTAAGCGATACATAAGTCTGGCTTTAGCCACTGTAATTTTCACCTTCGGATTGCTTGTCAGTCAGGTAATGGCATTTGAACTGACTGACGAACTTCGCACCGTAAAATTAAACGATCAAGGGCAGCAGGTGACATTAAGCCTAAAACAAGTCGCCGAAGGCAAACGCCTATTTAACTATGCCTGTGCTTCGTGCCATGCTGGGGGCGTCACCAAGACAGATTTCAACGTCGGTCTAGGCCCGGACGATTTGGCTGGGGCTAACCCGCCGCGCGACAACATTGCCGCTCTGGTGGATTATATGCGTCATCCCACGACCTACGATGGGGAAACTGCAATCTCTGAAGTCCACCCCAGCAAAGAGAGTTCCGATATTTATACGGTGATGAGAAATCTCACAGATGATGACATGTTTGAGATCGGCGGTCATATCCTCCTACAGCCGAAAATCCTCGGTGACCAGTGGGGAGGCGGTAAAGCCGTGCGTTAA
- the psbV2 gene encoding photosystem II cytochrome PsbV2 — MLRQFFSLRRLFLIFGICLGVWMVSLPAQAATSYVRQYLRVTEPISLDLDEQGQTRQFSVEDFSAGKQLFEQHCLNCHVGGATLPNPAVSLSLKDLTGATPPRNTINSIVAFLRQPMTYDGSEESFWCRQVPESWMPQQEVETIAAFVLRAAQVAPGWGTNDF, encoded by the coding sequence ATGCTGCGTCAATTCTTCTCACTTCGCCGTTTATTTTTGATTTTTGGTATCTGCTTGGGCGTCTGGATGGTCAGTTTACCGGCTCAAGCCGCAACCTCATACGTTCGGCAGTACCTGCGAGTTACCGAACCCATTTCTCTAGACTTAGATGAACAAGGTCAGACTCGCCAGTTCTCTGTGGAAGATTTCTCGGCAGGCAAGCAGTTATTTGAACAACACTGTTTAAATTGTCATGTCGGCGGTGCGACCCTGCCGAACCCAGCCGTATCCTTGTCTCTGAAGGACTTGACTGGTGCCACTCCACCCCGCAATACCATCAACAGCATCGTGGCTTTCCTTCGGCAACCAATGACCTACGACGGGAGCGAAGAAAGCTTTTGGTGTCGTCAAGTACCGGAAAGTTGGATGCCGCAACAGGAGGTGGAAACGATAGCAGCCTTTGTTCTCAGAGCTGCACAGGTAGCACCGGGATGGGGTACAAATGATTTTTGA
- the petE gene encoding plastocyanin, translating to MRLRMAIPRSLGLLICTILLVVSSFVLSASPASAETYTIKMGTDAGMLKFEPAKLTIKPGDTVKFVNNKLAPHNAVFDDKGVPSGDKALAKELSHTKLLNSPGESYETTFPSDTPPGTYTYYCQPHRGAGMVGKITVEG from the coding sequence ATGAGATTGAGAATGGCAATTCCACGAAGCTTAGGTTTACTAATTTGCACAATTCTGCTAGTAGTCTCTAGCTTTGTGTTGTCAGCTTCTCCTGCATCAGCAGAAACCTACACGATTAAAATGGGCACAGATGCCGGGATGTTGAAGTTTGAACCGGCTAAACTCACAATCAAGCCGGGTGACACAGTAAAATTTGTCAACAATAAACTAGCGCCTCATAATGCTGTTTTTGATGATAAGGGAGTGCCAAGCGGAGATAAAGCGCTAGCTAAAGAACTGTCTCACACCAAGTTGCTAAACTCTCCAGGAGAATCTTACGAGACGACTTTCCCCTCTGACACACCACCAGGCACCTATACGTACTATTGTCAACCTCACAGAGGCGCTGGCATGGTTGGTAAAATTACCGTCGAGGGTTAA
- the petJ gene encoding cytochrome c6 PetJ, whose translation MRKLLSVLLLTIAVLTVALTRPANAADTVSGAKIFSANCAACHVGGGNVIMANKTLKKDALDKYGMYSMDAIVNQVTNGKNAMPAFKGRLNKKQIEDVASYVMEKAVQGW comes from the coding sequence TTGAGGAAACTGTTATCGGTTTTACTGTTGACGATTGCGGTGTTGACAGTTGCCTTGACTCGCCCAGCTAATGCAGCTGATACAGTCAGTGGTGCTAAAATTTTCAGTGCTAACTGCGCTGCTTGCCACGTGGGCGGCGGTAACGTGATTATGGCTAACAAAACATTGAAGAAGGATGCCCTCGATAAGTATGGGATGTACTCGATGGATGCCATTGTAAACCAGGTAACGAATGGTAAAAATGCCATGCCAGCGTTCAAAGGACGTCTGAATAAAAAGCAAATTGAGGACGTTGCTTCCTATGTTATGGAAAAGGCTGTACAGGGCTGGTAA
- a CDS encoding rhomboid family intramembrane serine protease, with protein sequence MVPLRDDNPTRITPYVTYGLIAANILAFIYELTLAPQQLEGFFQLAAVVPRELSASFSGIPVNQPVPEWLTLVTSQFLHGGFLHLAGNMLFLWIFGNNVEDKLGHVKYLIFYLTCGILAALTQWYFSMNSGIPSLGASGAIAGVLGAYILRFPKTQVLTLIPLGIFFTTIRVPALFFLGFWFVQQAFYGVASLNAPANIGMEQGGVAYWAHAGGFVFGAILAPLLGLFSSDPDNNPEQQTF encoded by the coding sequence GTGGTTCCTTTACGTGATGACAACCCTACACGCATCACTCCGTATGTTACTTATGGACTGATTGCGGCAAATATTCTGGCTTTTATATATGAGTTGACTTTGGCTCCACAACAGCTGGAAGGTTTTTTTCAGCTTGCGGCTGTGGTTCCTAGAGAGTTATCGGCTAGCTTTAGTGGCATCCCCGTGAATCAGCCGGTACCGGAGTGGCTGACACTGGTGACATCACAATTTTTACACGGTGGGTTTTTACACCTTGCCGGTAATATGCTGTTCCTCTGGATTTTTGGCAACAACGTTGAAGACAAGCTGGGTCACGTCAAGTACTTAATTTTTTACCTGACTTGTGGGATTCTAGCGGCTTTAACTCAGTGGTATTTTTCAATGAACTCTGGCATTCCTTCCTTGGGGGCAAGTGGCGCGATCGCGGGGGTCTTAGGAGCCTACATTCTCAGATTCCCTAAAACACAAGTGCTAACATTAATTCCTCTGGGTATCTTCTTTACCACGATTCGCGTTCCCGCTCTTTTCTTCCTGGGTTTTTGGTTTGTTCAGCAAGCTTTTTATGGCGTTGCCAGTCTGAATGCGCCTGCGAATATTGGTATGGAGCAAGGTGGAGTTGCCTATTGGGCACACGCTGGGGGCTTTGTTTTCGGAGCAATCTTAGCACCGCTGTTGGGCTTGTTTTCTTCCGATCCGGACAACAATCCAGAACAACAAACTTTTTAG
- a CDS encoding tyrosine-protein kinase domain-containing protein: MTPPIVKRYLIALDQHKWIGLAGFTIIVGASAVVGIQPAPAPVFKATGVLAYNGPIAPFSTTTQAIQKQGQELNEGTLLAENVIEAAATRVKADKEKIAKNAKVRLPEEDGPKVIQVSYTDSDPKRTGATLEALMQAMVEQSRLINSSRLRAIIDSISARLSPAETQLQEAQQKLEQYIRMEGPALVAAQDGRTLGAISGSQEQQRQIQMTLGGIDTQIRSLQNKLGLTAAEAYTSSALSADPIINNLRSQIHQTETQLEILRRDLRAEHPQIIQLNKQLTAYNALLSSRASEVMGGGGFAAPLPPSQIRRDSSLDPTRQGMANTLVALQTQRETLQQQLQASRSAEQQLRAEYVKIPNKQLDQARLQQQVQLKQGLYDKMQAALVDAKAAEAETVSSLTIAQPPQVAASEQKSQSLPITVAVGALVGVLVGGGLIFLLAMLDGTFYTVEEVRAALRQRDVLVLGEVPFVVLRDPQLGETPILLQHDSVYHDYYERFRSNLRRASDQPLKVVLLTSTISQEGKTVNAYNLGIASAFAGKRTLVIETDLRSPSESKFLRVSPDPGTSLEPLRYYTQLSECIRLVPDIENLYVVPSPGPVRNAAAILESSELRRLIEDARGRFDLVILDTPALSRCNDALLLEPYADGIVLVARPGFTQESILVEAIDQLTEAELPLVGALINAVDTPVYTPSVNNEDIEAEIEEEELEPSHSRSEQVPNEYIKR, translated from the coding sequence ATGACCCCTCCCATTGTTAAGCGTTATCTGATCGCCCTCGATCAACATAAATGGATTGGATTAGCTGGTTTTACTATCATTGTTGGTGCGTCAGCTGTTGTAGGTATACAACCAGCACCAGCTCCCGTTTTCAAAGCCACAGGCGTGCTGGCTTATAACGGACCGATTGCACCATTTTCGACAACGACGCAAGCAATTCAAAAGCAGGGTCAAGAACTGAATGAGGGTACGCTACTAGCAGAGAATGTGATCGAAGCAGCTGCAACGCGGGTGAAAGCAGACAAGGAAAAAATTGCCAAAAATGCGAAAGTAAGGTTGCCGGAGGAAGACGGGCCGAAGGTTATTCAAGTTTCTTACACCGATAGCGATCCAAAGCGAACGGGTGCCACCTTGGAAGCGCTGATGCAGGCAATGGTAGAACAAAGTCGTTTGATTAACAGCTCCCGGCTCCGAGCGATTATTGACTCCATCAGTGCCCGGTTATCTCCTGCTGAGACGCAGCTTCAAGAAGCTCAACAGAAACTGGAGCAGTATATCCGCATGGAGGGACCCGCACTGGTTGCCGCTCAGGATGGGAGGACACTGGGTGCAATTTCTGGCAGCCAAGAGCAGCAACGTCAGATTCAGATGACTTTGGGGGGAATTGACACCCAAATTCGCAGTTTACAAAACAAGTTGGGTTTGACGGCGGCTGAAGCTTACACATCTTCTGCCTTGAGTGCCGACCCGATTATTAACAACTTGCGATCGCAAATTCATCAAACTGAAACCCAGCTGGAAATTCTCCGGCGGGATTTGCGGGCGGAGCATCCTCAAATCATTCAGCTGAACAAACAGCTAACAGCTTACAACGCACTGCTATCGTCACGAGCATCGGAGGTGATGGGTGGAGGCGGTTTTGCAGCGCCCTTGCCCCCCAGCCAAATTCGCAGAGACAGCAGCCTCGACCCCACGCGGCAAGGCATGGCAAACACGCTGGTAGCTTTACAAACCCAGCGCGAAACCCTGCAACAGCAACTACAGGCTAGTCGCAGCGCCGAGCAGCAACTCCGTGCTGAATATGTAAAAATCCCCAATAAACAGCTGGATCAAGCACGACTACAACAGCAAGTTCAGCTCAAACAAGGTCTATACGATAAGATGCAGGCGGCATTAGTAGATGCCAAGGCAGCAGAAGCCGAGACGGTTAGCAGTCTTACCATTGCCCAACCACCACAAGTTGCCGCTAGCGAACAGAAGAGTCAAAGCTTACCGATAACGGTAGCAGTAGGAGCTTTGGTCGGAGTATTAGTTGGCGGCGGATTGATTTTCCTGTTAGCGATGCTGGATGGCACGTTCTATACGGTCGAGGAAGTGCGGGCGGCACTCCGACAACGGGATGTGCTGGTGCTGGGTGAAGTGCCTTTCGTGGTCCTCCGAGATCCGCAACTGGGCGAGACGCCGATTTTGCTCCAGCACGATTCTGTTTATCACGACTATTACGAGCGCTTCCGTAGCAATCTCCGCCGAGCCAGCGATCAACCCTTGAAAGTGGTGTTATTGACCAGCACGATTAGCCAGGAGGGTAAAACAGTCAATGCTTATAACCTCGGAATCGCATCGGCTTTTGCTGGCAAGCGCACTCTGGTGATAGAAACCGATTTGCGATCGCCTTCTGAGTCTAAGTTCCTGAGAGTCTCTCCCGATCCGGGTACTAGCCTTGAACCCCTACGGTACTACACTCAGTTAAGTGAGTGTATCCGTTTAGTCCCAGACATTGAGAACCTATATGTGGTGCCTAGCCCCGGCCCTGTGCGGAATGCTGCTGCTATTCTAGAATCCAGCGAACTCAGGCGGCTAATCGAAGACGCGCGAGGTCGTTTTGACTTAGTAATTCTCGATACCCCTGCTTTAAGCCGATGCAACGATGCCCTCCTATTGGAACCCTACGCCGATGGTATTGTTCTGGTAGCTCGACCGGGTTTCACCCAGGAGAGTATTTTGGTAGAGGCAATCGATCAATTGACCGAAGCCGAACTACCACTCGTGGGAGCGCTCATCAATGCGGTAGACACACCTGTTTACACTCCTAGCGTTAACAATGAAGACATCGAAGCTGAGATAGAAGAAGAAGAATTAGAACCTTCTCATTCTCGGTCAGAACAAGTGCCAAATGAGTACATTAAGCGCTAG